In Dromaius novaehollandiae isolate bDroNov1 chromosome 2, bDroNov1.hap1, whole genome shotgun sequence, one DNA window encodes the following:
- the CSPG5 gene encoding chondroitin sulfate proteoglycan 5 has translation MAPAARRPRAALALLLALAALGPAAPASTWAPRNASEAEGRGWTTAPASSDAPEAAHNGTRPGGPPAASAAPRLEPPGATAAPEPAAGAGKAPPPCFGCPGPAAAPRPRGGPEEAGSGEPPPPPAAGSRGATEGPAALGAPTAGPARDWEPLAAASSATPALGARGRADGARAGSEAAVTAAPGTAEAPGGRGAAEILDADYYELVAGAAGGAATPWGLRELYDDLAPFEEADFYPTTSFYTEGDEEEDEEEEEEEEEAGGLEDENGPPAATPAAAGPEPRPTGRRAAAPPPPPAVGPGGPANGTECRGGFVRHNGSCRSLCDLVPSYCHNGGHCYVVEGHGAVCRCNTQAYTWHKGPRCEAVVTDFQVLCVAVGSAALVLLLLFMLTVFFAKKLYLLKTENSKLRKTKYRSPSELHNDNFSLSTIAEGSHPNEEPGGAAKPRGSLQSCGKEEEALGPPGAPSPQRPGPKGEQDGAGANCLPNSLA, from the exons ATGGCCCCCGCGgctcgccggccccgcgccgccctcgccCTGCTGCTGGCGCTCGccgccctcggccccgccgcgcccg CGTCCACGTGGGCCCCCCGAAACGCCAGCGAGGCCGAAGGCCGGGGCTGGACGACGGCCCCCGCGAGCAGCGATGCCCCGGAGGCCGCCCACAACGGCACGAGGcccggggggccgccggcggccAGCGCGGCCCCCCGGCTAGAGCCCCCCGGCGCCACGGCCGCGCCGgagcccgcggcgggcgcgggaaAGGCCCCGCCGCCGTGTTTcggctgcccgggccccgcggcggccccccggccTCGCGGAGGCCCGGAGGAGGCCGGCAGCGGCGAGCCTCCCCCTCCACCCGCCGCGGGGTCCCGGGGCGCTACGGAGGGGCCGGCGGCACTGGGTGCCCCCacggcggggccggcccgggaCTGGGAGCCGCTGGCGGCCGCCTCCAGCGCGACCCCGGCGCTGGGAGCCCGCGGCCGGGCCGACGGGGCCCGGGCGGGCAGCGAGGCGGCCGTCACCGCCGCGCCGGGCACGGCCGaggcgcccgggggccgcggggccgccgagATCCTCGACGCCGACTACTACGAGCTggtggcgggggcggcgggcggggcggccacGCCGTGGGGCCTGCGCGAGCTCTACGACGACCTCGCGCCCTTCGAGGAGGCCGATTTCTACCCCACCACCTCCTTCTACACCGAGGGCgacgaggaggaggacgaggaggaagaggaggaggaggaggaggccggggggcTGGAGGACGAGAACGGCCCGCCGGCGGccaccccggcggcggcggggccggagccgcgacccacggggcgccgcgccgccgccccgccgccgccgcccgccgtggggccggggggccccgcGAACGGCACCGAGTGCCGCGGCGGCTTCGTGCGCCACAACGGCTCCTGCCGCTCCCTCTGCGACCTGGTGCCCAGCTACTGCCACAACGGCGGCCACTGCTACGTGGTGGAGGGCCACGGGGCCGTCTGCAG gTGCAACACGCAGGCCTACACGTGGCACAAGGGCCCGCGCTGCGAGGCCGTCGTCACCGACTTCCAGGTGCTGTGCGTGGCCGTGGGCTCGGccgccctggtgctgctgctgctcttcatgCTCACCGTCTTCTTCGCCAAGAAGCTCTACCTGCTCAAGACGGAGAACAGCAAACTGCGCAAGACCaa ATACCGCAGCCCGTCCGAGCTCCACAACGACAACTTCTCCCTGTCCACCATCGCCGAGGGCTCGCACCCAAAC GAggagcccggcggggccgccAA